TATCTTATTAAACCGTATTTCATCAAACATTATTTTCCTTTTATCGTCCCACGATCTTCAAACTATATTTCATATTTTTCATAGTATAGATGTCTGAAATTTTAATATAATAGCTCCCTTTTGGCAATTGTACTGTCAGTTTTTTTACTCTTTCATCTTTTTTAATAACGGCTAACGGATAGAGATGATTATCGTAGATAAATATTTTCGCAAACCAATGATTTCTTGGAGACGGGTAGAAGATCAATGTTTGATATCGTGAAACATCGATCCATATAGGCTTACGAATCTGCTTGATATATAACTTGTTATCCAGCTTCATCGCATCAATTGTAGGAAGTGTAGGAGCAATAGTGTATTCCCATCGAGTATCCACTTTTTGCAAATGTACAACATTCATGCCGTTTTTACGTAAAAACCTCGTTATAGCAACGGGATCTGCAATTTTTGTGGAAGCATAATGAAAAGCAATTTGATACTCCTCTTCACTTTTTTTTATCTGTGAAACCGTATAGTCAAAAATATCCACTTTTTGCATCGCATCAAATGCGTTTTTAAAAAAGAGATTGGGTTCACTGAATGAACGAAAAAGTAGTGTCTGTTCGGTGGGTCTGTCAAACTGCTCTTCAATGAGTCCGATTCTTTTGAGCACCTGAACGACTTTGGAGATATCTACCATTTCGTTTTGTACATACCGGTCTCTTTTGAGAAAAACCGCATGCAATATGGCTCTGTTTTGATCAAATTTTTCCTGACCAATAATGGAAATGATCTCATCTTCCAGTGTTGAAGCCATCAAAGAATATGCAACAAGAAGAAGCAGAAGTACTCTTACCACTTATGCCCTTTGCTGTAGAGATCAAATGTTTTTTTATCTATTTTTTCAAGTTCTCCTGCTCTGTACAAAAAACGCATTTTCAAGCGTTCTTTGTAATCGGTTATATTCCCGTCTATATCGACTCGAAACAATCCATGTCCTGTCATGATAAGTTGATCTCTTGAAGTATCGATCTCAACCGGCTTGGATGTTATATAGTTTTTTCTTTTGTAGTTATCAAGATACATGATACCGATCCAAAGTTTTTTCTTGGGAATGAACGTAACCGTTGGCAAAGAGAGCTTTTGCTCTTTTTCTTCCAAATTTTTTGATGCATTTGTTTCAGAAATTGCCGTTTTTGTTTCATTTTCTTCTTGATGTCCTACAAACGTTTCATTTCGCTCTTTTTGTGTCTCCTCTTGCTGTATCTCCTTTTCAGTACTTATCTGCGCTGTCACATTCTTGTCCAGAAAAGCGGTTTGCATCGATTTTAACTCACTGTTTTGGATACCGTTTTTTTGACTTGCAAACCAAAAAAGTACTCCGGAAAATACAACGATTGCAGCAATTATCAAACCTACAGGAAACTTGTTTTTGCTTTGTATCTCTTCTTGAAAAGCTGTATGATGATTTTCTTGATGCGTTTGAAAGTAGTTTTGGGCACTCTCCTTGAGTTCACTCAGATCCAGATCAAAACGATCCTCCAAAATCTTTATAAGTCCAAAAACTTTCGTTCTGTTCCCTAATCCTTCAAAATCTTGTTCGATAAGTTTTTTAAAAACTTTGTGGGGAATATAGGTTTTTTGAAATACCTCTTCGGGATCAAGGTGTTTTAGTTTATCTGCATCACTCATCTCTCATCCTGTCGATAAAGATTGCTGCGGCAGCTGCCACATTCAAAGAGTCAAACTCCCGTTTCATTACAATTTTCAAAGTTTCATCGCATTTTTGTACCGCTTTTTTCGGAATACCCTCTCCTTCGCTTCCAAGCAGTATTGCTCTTTTGCCATGAAATTTCTTGTTTCGTACATCTGTGCCTTCCATATCGGCTGCATAAACCAAAAAACTTCTGTCTTGAAGCTCTTTAATCACTTCATGAAGATTGAATTGTAAAGCGATGGGCAGATCAAGAGCCGCACCGCTGCTTCTTCGAACCACTCCTTCCATCTTCAAATCTCTCAAACCGCTGATCACCAATCCGTCGGCTCCCAATGCATAGGCACTTCTTATAATGGAACCTATATTTCCCACATCCGTTACATTGTATAAAAGAACTAAAAATTTGTAACTTTTCAAATCCTCAAAAGGGGTAAATACAAAATCTTCAATTTCCAGTAAAAAGCCTTGATGGTTGCCACCCTTTGCGAGTGCCTGTGCCTTTTTATTGTCAATGCGTTCTATCTTTATGCCCAATCGCTGAAGCTTTTTCCAAATACCCGCATCTACATTCTTATTCAGCAATATCCGCCGAACGATATCTGGATGATGATCGAGAATATAATGAAATATCTGCTTACCATAGACTATCATGAGATGATTGTAACTATTTCTTACTTAAGAATTATTAAGGATGGAGTACCACTCTTTGATACTTTTATCGCTTATTTTGGATAAAAGTTTCGCTTTCTCTTTTTTTGGCAGTGGCAAAGCCATAATATCGTTTATTTCCAGCGATAATGCAGAGCTTTTTTGCTGTGAGCCTTGTATTACAACTACCCACTCTCCTTTGATTGATTCACAAGAGAGTTTTTCGCTCAACTCTTTTGCACTCCCTTTGAAAAATGTTTCATACTTTTTTGTCAGTTCTTTGGCCAAAAAGAGTTCTCTATCTGGATCGATCGATGCGATTTGCTCTAAAAGTTTTACGAGTCTGTGAGGAGATTCATACAAAATCGCATTCTTTGAAGATTGAAGAACATCTCGCAGTTTTTCTTCTCTCGCTTTTCCTTTATGGGGTAAAAATGCAAAAAAACAGAACTCTTTTTCTTCAAATCCACTGGCTACATAGGCAGTCACAAAAGCACTGGAACCCGGCAAAACTTCATATTGTATTCCTTGGGCTTGCGCATATCGGACAAGGGAGGTGCCAGGATCACTGATCCCTGGCATGCCTGCATCACTGACATACACAATATTTTGATCAAAAAAGGCTGGATCGATTTTTTGCAAAAATGCATCTTGATTGTGTTCGTGGAAAGAGAGAAGTTTTGCTTGAAATGTTTCACCAAAACGGTCAGATAAAAGTGTAAGAAGCTTTTTTGTAACTCTGGTGTCTTCGCAAAGAATGATGTGGGCTTGTTTAAGGGCCCGAAGAGCCCGAAAAGTGATATCTTCTATGTTTCCTATAGGAGTAGGAACGAGAGTAAGCACTACTTGAGGTTGTATTTTTTCTTGAACTTGTCGACTCGTCCAGTCGTATCTACGATTTTTTCACTTCCGGTAAAGAACGGATGGCACTTGTTGCATATGTCGATTTTTAGCTGCGGTTTATTGGACATTACGACAAAATGGTTTCCACACGCACATGTCACTTCGCACTCAACGTATTCTGGATGGATATCTTTTCTCATTGCTCTGCCTTTTTATGTTATGAATCGATTGCTCTTTTAGGAGCGAAATATTACCCTAACTTTTTTTGATTTTTGATTAATCTTGGTAATTAATTCACAGCAAGGCTTTCGCCTCGCTGCTACATAGGGGGAGGGGAGTTAAAATTATATCACACTCTTTGCTTTATATTTGATTAAACAACTTGTTTTAAGGTTTTTAAAGACAATAGTTATTTAAGGTAACATTATATATAATTTCCAAGCAAAAAAATAAAGGAGAACAGATGAGAAGAGGCGGATTTACACTGATCGAATTGATCTTCGTGATCGTCATCATAGGGATATTGGCAGCAGTGGCCATACCAAAGTATAAAAACTTGAAGCAAAATGCTGAAGCTAGAAGTGTTGTAAAAACGACGATTGATGCTGCCGAGTCTGCGGCCAGTGCTTATGTTAATTCCAAAGACCTTGAAAACACTGATGTCAATCTGACGGATATTGTCAAATTAAAAGGAAATGGCTGGACAAATAATGGTAATAATGAATACGATTATACCGATCCTAAAAACAGTCAAATTGTAGCTAAAATTATTTTAGATCCAACCAACAGAAATGTTACATATGAGATCAACTGTTCAAAATTTGACGATACAACTACCCAAACAAAATGTCAAGATCTATTAGGTGGAAATTCAGCAGTTAGTGAAACTATAGAATTCTAATGCGTAAAGCCTTCACCCTTATAGAACTTATCTTCGTCATCGTCATCATAGGCATCCTTGCCGCGATGGCGATACCAAAATTCAAAGGTCTTACTGCAAACTCCAAGATTGCCAGCGAACTGGCTACAGCTTCTACGATACAAAGTGCCATCGAAGATGTGCATGATGAGTGGGTGACAAATGAAGGAAGCTTCACATGGGGAAATGGCAGAAGCTCCAGTGAACTTACGTCAACCGGATATCCACAAAAACTTGGTGATTGTCCTAACCATCCATTTAACTGGATTTTGAAAAACTCATCTGTTGTCGATAGCAAATGGACTTGCCAAGATAACGGCGATGGAACCTACACATATAGAGGTCCTGCATCACAAAGTAACAGCGGTGTTACTGAAAATGGGGCTGGAAAACCAGACAGTAATGACTGCTGGGAATACAATAACACAGCAGGAACGTTTCAGCTCAAAGAGGATTGCAGTTAAATATCTTCCATCTTCTTCATAATCCAAAGTCCAATCCCCAAAATAATCATACTGATGATTGCGATAACGATACTTCCGCTTTCAACTTCCATTATCCGGCCACCTCAGTTAGATTCCACATCGGTAAAAATATACCGAGTGCCAACGTCAAAACAAACCCAGCAATTGCCGCAATCAATATAGGCTCTATCAAAACCGCGATATTATCGACGATGTAATCAAATCTATCTTTATATATCTTATTGACCTTTTGCAGCATCTTACCAAGTCCACCGCCAACCTCTCCGGCTTTGATCATCTCTACAACCATATTTTCAAAAATCCCGGACTCCATAAAACCTTGATACAGACTCCGTCCCTCTTCTATTGCCATGGCGATTCTTCGCATTCTCTCTTGCAAAAATCTGTTCTCTACAATCTGAAGCGCAATATCCATCGCTTCAATCATAGGAATTCCCGCATCGTGCAGTACTTTAAAGATATAGATAAATCTGCTTACCATTGCATAGAGTGTTGCTTTACCGATTATCATGATTTTAAGTAGCATTTTATCCATAAAAAGCTGCGCTTTATAATTTTTCCTATACAAAATACCCAAAAACACAGAGATTCCCACGGCTCCTGCCAAGATATAGGGACCAAAATCGATCAAAGAGTGTTCGAACCATAGTAAAAATCTGGTCGGCAGCGGCAACTGCATGCCGGACTCTTTAAAAAACTCCTCAAACTGAGGGATAACCATCACAGTAACTATGGCAAAAGCTATGGACATCGCTACTATGATAAAAATAGGATAACGGGTCGCTTTTCGAAATTTTCTTCTATTATCTAAAATTTCTTGATATATCTTCGATAAATGCGCCACCTGTTCTGAAAGCGTTCCCGTCTCTTCCCCAAGCCGAAACAGAGATAAAGAGAGGGTACCGAGCTGCCTTTTAAAACGCTCTACAGAAGCATACAGACTCATCCCACTTTCGATATCTTCAAGGATTTGGGTAAAAATGGCTTTAAGCATGGGATCTTTCTCATTTTTCACAATTTCTTCCAACGAAAAATTAAGAGGCAAACCGGCATCGAGCATGATAGCCAACTGATCAAGCAGTGCGATATACCTTTCCAAATTGACCGGCCTGTTTTTTATGGGACTTTGATGGCTTTGTATCCATTTTTTCAGCTTCATCCACAGGGATTCTGGAATCTCTTTGATCTCCAGCATCACTCCCTTTTGCATCTGCATGAACTGTTCAATCGCATTGATACGATTTTCAGCCTCAATGATAATGGAGTCTTTTTTCTTGCCTATTTTGTATCTGATTTTGAAGTATTTCACCTATTTTCCTTCGCTACTCGCAATACTTCATCAATCGTCGTTATACCTTTCAAAGCCTTTTCAACCCCATCTTGCACCATCGGCTCAAAATCTGTATGTTCCAATGCATAGTGCAAAATCTCAAATTTCGTCGCTCCTTCACTGATCAGTCGAGCAATCTCCTCGTCGACAACTAAAATCTCTGCTATCATGGTGCGACCGTAATATCCTGTAAAATCACATTTTGCACACCCTTTTCCGTGATAGAAATGTACTTCTTTATCTTTTGGCAGATACTGTTCGATCTTTTTGAGCAGTGAAAGTGGAGGTTTGTATTCTGTTTTGCAATAAGGACAAATTTTTCGAACCAATCTTTGGGCTACGATCCCGATGAGCGCATCAGCAATCATATAGGGTTTCAATCCCATCTGAACGAGTCTTGGAATGGCTCCTGGAGCATCGTTGGTATGCAGTGTCGCAAAAACCAAGTGTCCAGTCAATGCCGCCTGGGCTGAGGCATTGAGTGTTTCAAAATCGCGAATCTCACCGATCAGCATAACATCCGGATCCTGCCTCAAAAAAGATTTTACCGCTACTGCAAACGTGAGTCCCGCCTTTTCGTTAACCTGAACCTGCTGTACAAGAGGCAGCCTATACTCGACCGGATCTTCCACTGTCATGATTTTGTTGTGGATACTTTTGATCTCATTGAGCGCAGCATATAAAGTAGTCGTTTTACCGCTTCCTGTCGGTCCGGTAATAAGAACAATTCCATATGGAGCATGTATGATATCAAGAAATTTGTCCAGATTTTTGGGTGAAAATCCAAGCTCTTCAAGCTTCAATAACACTTTTTCTCTATCCAAAATCCTCATCACAAGGGATTCGCCATAGATCGTAGGAGTGGACGAAAGCCTAAAATCGAATGGTTTTCCATCGATCGTCAATGAAAAACGCCCATCTTGCGGTTTTCTTCGCTCACTGATATCCATACCACCCAACAACTTGATTCTGGTATCTAAAGCATTGTATATTTCGTGGTCAAAAACAAACGTCTCATAGAGCACACCATCTACACGTACCCTTACACTCGATCTCTTCTCATCCGGTTCGATATGGATATCGCTGGCTCTTCTGTGAATGGAATCTTCTATGATCAGATGAATAAGCCTCTCTACTGCACTCTCTTCGCCCTCTTTTTTTAAGCC
This region of Nitratiruptor sp. YY08-10 genomic DNA includes:
- the rsmI gene encoding 16S rRNA (cytidine(1402)-2'-O)-methyltransferase produces the protein MLTLVPTPIGNIEDITFRALRALKQAHIILCEDTRVTKKLLTLLSDRFGETFQAKLLSFHEHNQDAFLQKIDPAFFDQNIVYVSDAGMPGISDPGTSLVRYAQAQGIQYEVLPGSSAFVTAYVASGFEEKEFCFFAFLPHKGKAREEKLRDVLQSSKNAILYESPHRLVKLLEQIASIDPDRELFLAKELTKKYETFFKGSAKELSEKLSCESIKGEWVVVIQGSQQKSSALSLEINDIMALPLPKKEKAKLLSKISDKSIKEWYSILNNS
- a CDS encoding type II secretion system protein; amino-acid sequence: MRRGGFTLIELIFVIVIIGILAAVAIPKYKNLKQNAEARSVVKTTIDAAESAASAYVNSKDLENTDVNLTDIVKLKGNGWTNNGNNEYDYTDPKNSQIVAKIILDPTNRNVTYEINCSKFDDTTTQTKCQDLLGGNSAVSETIEF
- a CDS encoding prepilin-type N-terminal cleavage/methylation domain-containing protein, with the translated sequence MRKAFTLIELIFVIVIIGILAAMAIPKFKGLTANSKIASELATASTIQSAIEDVHDEWVTNEGSFTWGNGRSSSELTSTGYPQKLGDCPNHPFNWILKNSSVVDSKWTCQDNGDGTYTYRGPASQSNSGVTENGAGKPDSNDCWEYNNTAGTFQLKEDCS
- the rlmB gene encoding 23S rRNA (guanosine(2251)-2'-O)-methyltransferase RlmB, with the protein product MIVYGKQIFHYILDHHPDIVRRILLNKNVDAGIWKKLQRLGIKIERIDNKKAQALAKGGNHQGFLLEIEDFVFTPFEDLKSYKFLVLLYNVTDVGNIGSIIRSAYALGADGLVISGLRDLKMEGVVRRSSGAALDLPIALQFNLHEVIKELQDRSFLVYAADMEGTDVRNKKFHGKRAILLGSEGEGIPKKAVQKCDETLKIVMKREFDSLNVAAAAAIFIDRMRDE
- the rpmE gene encoding 50S ribosomal protein L31, translating into MRKDIHPEYVECEVTCACGNHFVVMSNKPQLKIDICNKCHPFFTGSEKIVDTTGRVDKFKKKYNLK
- a CDS encoding GspE/PulE family protein; this encodes MIQQKVRLGDLLVKEGLITKEQLEEALKLQKEYGYTKKLGQILLEEGYVTQKDLLKALSKQLNLDFVDLYGEKIDFEKLSRYPLNTLKAAKAIPFKEDEDYLYVATSDPLNYEALELLERTIAMKPIKLYLAFEDDIEAIFHRLEILEKTKEIVEEVRKELKSEGLKKEGEESAVERLIHLIIEDSIHRRASDIHIEPDEKRSSVRVRVDGVLYETFVFDHEIYNALDTRIKLLGGMDISERRKPQDGRFSLTIDGKPFDFRLSSTPTIYGESLVMRILDREKVLLKLEELGFSPKNLDKFLDIIHAPYGIVLITGPTGSGKTTTLYAALNEIKSIHNKIMTVEDPVEYRLPLVQQVQVNEKAGLTFAVAVKSFLRQDPDVMLIGEIRDFETLNASAQAALTGHLVFATLHTNDAPGAIPRLVQMGLKPYMIADALIGIVAQRLVRKICPYCKTEYKPPLSLLKKIEQYLPKDKEVHFYHGKGCAKCDFTGYYGRTMIAEILVVDEEIARLISEGATKFEILHYALEHTDFEPMVQDGVEKALKGITTIDEVLRVAKENR
- a CDS encoding type II secretion system F family protein; its protein translation is MKYFKIRYKIGKKKDSIIIEAENRINAIEQFMQMQKGVMLEIKEIPESLWMKLKKWIQSHQSPIKNRPVNLERYIALLDQLAIMLDAGLPLNFSLEEIVKNEKDPMLKAIFTQILEDIESGMSLYASVERFKRQLGTLSLSLFRLGEETGTLSEQVAHLSKIYQEILDNRRKFRKATRYPIFIIVAMSIAFAIVTVMVIPQFEEFFKESGMQLPLPTRFLLWFEHSLIDFGPYILAGAVGISVFLGILYRKNYKAQLFMDKMLLKIMIIGKATLYAMVSRFIYIFKVLHDAGIPMIEAMDIALQIVENRFLQERMRRIAMAIEEGRSLYQGFMESGIFENMVVEMIKAGEVGGGLGKMLQKVNKIYKDRFDYIVDNIAVLIEPILIAAIAGFVLTLALGIFLPMWNLTEVAG